A DNA window from Salvelinus sp. IW2-2015 linkage group LG4q.1:29, ASM291031v2, whole genome shotgun sequence contains the following coding sequences:
- the LOC111962197 gene encoding leucine-rich repeat and transmembrane domain-containing protein 2 isoform X1 — protein sequence MSLKCIIKFLSLNLSSPLSRVYAALPSLLLVLLGLLEAASGCPTVCICKSNGTDCTGLALLSLTTVLPLLPQDTRTLRLPHNNLSSLGDGDLSNLSALELLDLSDNHLSSLQPGAFSGLSSLQWLNLSGNNLGDCPLPTSPDPSNQTEVTQSNRSCWGLSRELFQGLWTLKGLDLTLNGLVVLPMGLLDELQGLAWLSLARNKLQSLDRATFQPLGSLLSLQLAGNPWECDCNLRDFKHWMEWMLYRHGQVDAVKCNLPKELRGQDIRSIPIEMFNYCLQLDNQDSVPGYNGPRRGRPPCVGQINGPMNGPQVNQEECVRQRYRPVSVRRAWGTQIVAACVCGVVCVLMVVAATYGCIYASLMAKYQRELKNRGQPLMAGEGGGETDAEDGACMSSPTSPDEPELKESSPIVHGYRITGL from the exons ATGTCATTAAAATGCATAATCAAATTCCTCTCCTtaaatctctcctctcctctctcccgagTCTATGCAGCCCTGCCCAGTCTGCTGCTGGTACTGCTCGGTTTGCTAGAGGCGGCTAGCGGTTGTCCCACCGTGTGCATCTGCAAAAGCAATGGCACAGACTGTACAGGCCTAGCTCTGCTCTCCCTAACCACCGTCCTGCCCCTGCTGCCCCAGGACACCCGCACCCTTCGCCTGCCCCACAACAATCTCTCCTCCCTAGGCGATGGGGACCTGTCCAACCTCAGCGCTCTGGAGCTCCTGGACCTCTCCGACAACCACCTCTCCAGCCTGCAGCCAGGGGCATTCTCTGGACTCAGCAGCCTCCAGTGGCTCAACCTCTCTGGTAACAACCTGGGTGACTGCCCCCTTCCTACCTCTCCGGACCCCAGTAACCAGACGGAGGTGACACAGAGTAACAGGAGTTGCTGGGGGCTGAGCCGAGAGCTGTTCCAGGGTCTGTGGACACTGAAAGGGCTGGACTTGACGCTGAACGGCCTGGTTGTTCTGCCCATGGGCCTGCTGGACGAGCTCCAGGGCCTGGCCTGGCTGTCTCTGGCTCGAAACAAGCTGCAGAGCTTGGACAGAGCTACCTTCCAGCCCCTGGGCAGCCTGTTGAGCCTCCAACTGGCAGGGAACCCATGGGAGTGTGACTGCAACCTGAGGGACTTCAAGCACTGGATGGAGTGGATGCTGTACAGAC ACGGGCAGGTGGATGCTGTGAAGTGCAACCTCCCCAAAGAGCTGAGGGGGCAGGACATCCGCAGCATCCCCATAGAGATGTTCAACTACTGCCTGCAGCTGGACAACCAGGACAGTGTCCCCGGCTACAACGGGCCCAGAAGAGGACGCCCACCCTGCGTTGGTCAGATTAACGGGCCCATGAACGGGCCCCAGGTTAACCAAGAAGAATGTGTGCGCCAGCGCTACCGGCCCGTTAGCGTGCGCAGGGCCTGGGGGACTCAGATCGtggcggcgtgtgtgtgtggcgtggtgtGCGTGTTGATGGTGGTGGCGGCCACCTATGGCTGTATCTACGCCTCTCTCATGGCCAAGTACCAGAGGGAGCTGAAGAACAGAGGGCAGCCGCTGATggcgggggagggagggggggagacagaTGCTGAGGACGGAGCGTGTATGTCTTCCCCAACGTCACCAGATGAGCCAGAGCTGAAGGAGTCCAGCCCGATAGTCCACGGATACAGAATAACAGGCTTATGA
- the LOC111962197 gene encoding leucine-rich repeat and transmembrane domain-containing protein 2 isoform X2, whose translation MQPLDRTHPESLVYAALPSLLLVLLGLLEAASGCPTVCICKSNGTDCTGLALLSLTTVLPLLPQDTRTLRLPHNNLSSLGDGDLSNLSALELLDLSDNHLSSLQPGAFSGLSSLQWLNLSGNNLGDCPLPTSPDPSNQTEVTQSNRSCWGLSRELFQGLWTLKGLDLTLNGLVVLPMGLLDELQGLAWLSLARNKLQSLDRATFQPLGSLLSLQLAGNPWECDCNLRDFKHWMEWMLYRHGQVDAVKCNLPKELRGQDIRSIPIEMFNYCLQLDNQDSVPGYNGPRRGRPPCVGQINGPMNGPQVNQEECVRQRYRPVSVRRAWGTQIVAACVCGVVCVLMVVAATYGCIYASLMAKYQRELKNRGQPLMAGEGGGETDAEDGACMSSPTSPDEPELKESSPIVHGYRITGL comes from the exons ATGCAGCCCCTTGACAGGACCCACCCGGAGAGCCTGG TCTATGCAGCCCTGCCCAGTCTGCTGCTGGTACTGCTCGGTTTGCTAGAGGCGGCTAGCGGTTGTCCCACCGTGTGCATCTGCAAAAGCAATGGCACAGACTGTACAGGCCTAGCTCTGCTCTCCCTAACCACCGTCCTGCCCCTGCTGCCCCAGGACACCCGCACCCTTCGCCTGCCCCACAACAATCTCTCCTCCCTAGGCGATGGGGACCTGTCCAACCTCAGCGCTCTGGAGCTCCTGGACCTCTCCGACAACCACCTCTCCAGCCTGCAGCCAGGGGCATTCTCTGGACTCAGCAGCCTCCAGTGGCTCAACCTCTCTGGTAACAACCTGGGTGACTGCCCCCTTCCTACCTCTCCGGACCCCAGTAACCAGACGGAGGTGACACAGAGTAACAGGAGTTGCTGGGGGCTGAGCCGAGAGCTGTTCCAGGGTCTGTGGACACTGAAAGGGCTGGACTTGACGCTGAACGGCCTGGTTGTTCTGCCCATGGGCCTGCTGGACGAGCTCCAGGGCCTGGCCTGGCTGTCTCTGGCTCGAAACAAGCTGCAGAGCTTGGACAGAGCTACCTTCCAGCCCCTGGGCAGCCTGTTGAGCCTCCAACTGGCAGGGAACCCATGGGAGTGTGACTGCAACCTGAGGGACTTCAAGCACTGGATGGAGTGGATGCTGTACAGAC ACGGGCAGGTGGATGCTGTGAAGTGCAACCTCCCCAAAGAGCTGAGGGGGCAGGACATCCGCAGCATCCCCATAGAGATGTTCAACTACTGCCTGCAGCTGGACAACCAGGACAGTGTCCCCGGCTACAACGGGCCCAGAAGAGGACGCCCACCCTGCGTTGGTCAGATTAACGGGCCCATGAACGGGCCCCAGGTTAACCAAGAAGAATGTGTGCGCCAGCGCTACCGGCCCGTTAGCGTGCGCAGGGCCTGGGGGACTCAGATCGtggcggcgtgtgtgtgtggcgtggtgtGCGTGTTGATGGTGGTGGCGGCCACCTATGGCTGTATCTACGCCTCTCTCATGGCCAAGTACCAGAGGGAGCTGAAGAACAGAGGGCAGCCGCTGATggcgggggagggagggggggagacagaTGCTGAGGACGGAGCGTGTATGTCTTCCCCAACGTCACCAGATGAGCCAGAGCTGAAGGAGTCCAGCCCGATAGTCCACGGATACAGAATAACAGGCTTATGA
- the LOC111962197 gene encoding leucine-rich repeat and transmembrane domain-containing protein 2 isoform X3, which yields MQPLDRTHPESLALPSLLLVLLGLLEAASGCPTVCICKSNGTDCTGLALLSLTTVLPLLPQDTRTLRLPHNNLSSLGDGDLSNLSALELLDLSDNHLSSLQPGAFSGLSSLQWLNLSGNNLGDCPLPTSPDPSNQTEVTQSNRSCWGLSRELFQGLWTLKGLDLTLNGLVVLPMGLLDELQGLAWLSLARNKLQSLDRATFQPLGSLLSLQLAGNPWECDCNLRDFKHWMEWMLYRHGQVDAVKCNLPKELRGQDIRSIPIEMFNYCLQLDNQDSVPGYNGPRRGRPPCVGQINGPMNGPQVNQEECVRQRYRPVSVRRAWGTQIVAACVCGVVCVLMVVAATYGCIYASLMAKYQRELKNRGQPLMAGEGGGETDAEDGACMSSPTSPDEPELKESSPIVHGYRITGL from the exons ATGCAGCCCCTTGACAGGACCCACCCGGAGAGCCTGG CCCTGCCCAGTCTGCTGCTGGTACTGCTCGGTTTGCTAGAGGCGGCTAGCGGTTGTCCCACCGTGTGCATCTGCAAAAGCAATGGCACAGACTGTACAGGCCTAGCTCTGCTCTCCCTAACCACCGTCCTGCCCCTGCTGCCCCAGGACACCCGCACCCTTCGCCTGCCCCACAACAATCTCTCCTCCCTAGGCGATGGGGACCTGTCCAACCTCAGCGCTCTGGAGCTCCTGGACCTCTCCGACAACCACCTCTCCAGCCTGCAGCCAGGGGCATTCTCTGGACTCAGCAGCCTCCAGTGGCTCAACCTCTCTGGTAACAACCTGGGTGACTGCCCCCTTCCTACCTCTCCGGACCCCAGTAACCAGACGGAGGTGACACAGAGTAACAGGAGTTGCTGGGGGCTGAGCCGAGAGCTGTTCCAGGGTCTGTGGACACTGAAAGGGCTGGACTTGACGCTGAACGGCCTGGTTGTTCTGCCCATGGGCCTGCTGGACGAGCTCCAGGGCCTGGCCTGGCTGTCTCTGGCTCGAAACAAGCTGCAGAGCTTGGACAGAGCTACCTTCCAGCCCCTGGGCAGCCTGTTGAGCCTCCAACTGGCAGGGAACCCATGGGAGTGTGACTGCAACCTGAGGGACTTCAAGCACTGGATGGAGTGGATGCTGTACAGAC ACGGGCAGGTGGATGCTGTGAAGTGCAACCTCCCCAAAGAGCTGAGGGGGCAGGACATCCGCAGCATCCCCATAGAGATGTTCAACTACTGCCTGCAGCTGGACAACCAGGACAGTGTCCCCGGCTACAACGGGCCCAGAAGAGGACGCCCACCCTGCGTTGGTCAGATTAACGGGCCCATGAACGGGCCCCAGGTTAACCAAGAAGAATGTGTGCGCCAGCGCTACCGGCCCGTTAGCGTGCGCAGGGCCTGGGGGACTCAGATCGtggcggcgtgtgtgtgtggcgtggtgtGCGTGTTGATGGTGGTGGCGGCCACCTATGGCTGTATCTACGCCTCTCTCATGGCCAAGTACCAGAGGGAGCTGAAGAACAGAGGGCAGCCGCTGATggcgggggagggagggggggagacagaTGCTGAGGACGGAGCGTGTATGTCTTCCCCAACGTCACCAGATGAGCCAGAGCTGAAGGAGTCCAGCCCGATAGTCCACGGATACAGAATAACAGGCTTATGA